The following coding sequences are from one uncultured Cohaesibacter sp. window:
- a CDS encoding crosslink repair DNA glycosylase YcaQ family protein yields MTDQSLSKAQARRIALKAQGFLPQRRGLKRIDKRHLGDVFKHVSLLQIDSVNVLDRAHYLTLFARFGAYDKARIDQLTHKVGHHGAPKDYFEYWGHEASLLPTHLYPALAWRMDRARRHEGVWGKLSRLAREKPELIEAVYKEVVDRGPLCVSDLEKRESRSGSWWGWNESKIALEFLFWCGHITAAGRDKFTRYYDLPERVIPAEILNTPPLSEADAHRQLMELAARSHGIGTEKCLKDYFRLSTAEARNALHGLIEDGIVEEVSVEGWNGPVYLHKEASLPARANCRALLAPFDSLIWYRDRVEALFDFHYRIEIYVPKEKRQFGYYVLPFLMGDRLVARLDLKANRQEAILEVFASHGEANIDRGKVAAALSEELATMASWMGLDAIRIGERGDLAGHLSEAIAKL; encoded by the coding sequence ATGACAGATCAAAGCCTTTCCAAAGCACAAGCCAGACGAATCGCTCTCAAGGCGCAGGGCTTTTTGCCGCAGAGACGCGGTTTGAAACGCATCGACAAGCGGCATTTGGGCGATGTTTTCAAGCATGTCTCGCTGCTGCAAATCGACTCGGTCAATGTGCTTGATCGCGCCCATTATCTAACGCTGTTTGCACGCTTTGGAGCCTATGACAAAGCCAGAATCGATCAGCTCACCCACAAGGTGGGCCACCATGGCGCGCCCAAGGACTATTTCGAATATTGGGGCCATGAAGCCTCCCTCTTGCCGACCCATCTTTATCCCGCGCTCGCATGGCGCATGGATCGGGCGCGCCGTCACGAAGGGGTGTGGGGCAAGCTTTCCCGTCTGGCTCGGGAAAAACCGGAGCTTATCGAAGCGGTCTACAAGGAGGTCGTTGATCGCGGTCCATTGTGCGTTTCCGATCTGGAAAAGCGAGAGAGCCGCTCGGGGTCATGGTGGGGATGGAATGAGAGCAAGATTGCGCTGGAGTTCCTGTTCTGGTGTGGTCACATCACCGCCGCAGGGAGAGACAAATTCACCCGCTATTACGATTTGCCCGAGCGGGTCATACCCGCCGAAATCCTCAACACGCCCCCACTCTCGGAGGCGGATGCGCATCGCCAGCTGATGGAACTGGCAGCGCGATCCCACGGCATTGGAACGGAGAAATGTCTTAAAGACTATTTCCGGCTTTCAACCGCAGAAGCACGCAATGCGCTTCATGGCCTCATAGAAGATGGTATTGTCGAAGAGGTGTCTGTCGAGGGGTGGAACGGGCCGGTCTATTTGCATAAGGAGGCCTCGTTACCAGCGCGGGCCAATTGCCGCGCACTGCTGGCCCCCTTCGACTCACTCATCTGGTATCGAGACCGGGTAGAGGCCCTGTTTGATTTTCACTATCGTATCGAAATCTATGTTCCGAAAGAGAAACGGCAGTTTGGCTATTATGTTTTGCCGTTTCTCATGGGAGACAGACTGGTCGCGCGGCTTGACTTGAAGGCAAACCGGCAGGAAGCGATCCTGGAGGTTTTTGCAAGTCATGGCGAGGCAAATATTGACAGGGGAAAAGTGGCCGCAGCGTTGTCTGAGGAACTTGCAACAATGGCCAGTTGGATGGGGCTTGATGCCATTCGAATAGGCGAGCGGGGAGACCTGGCAGGGCATCTATCAGAGGCCATAGCCAAACTTTGA
- a CDS encoding M20 aminoacylase family protein: MDQSNDFASLSDFEDKKAEMAANRQHIHQNPELSHEESQTSAFVAGKLKDWGYEVAENVGGHGVVARMKVGEGSKSIAIRADMDALPITEETGLAYASQNEGVMHACGHDGHTAVLLGTAEYLARTKKFNGTVNLIFQPAEESPVKSGAERMIEDGLLERFPFDCIYGLHNHPGAPVGQIMLRDGPAMAGADMIDITVRGKGGHGARPQETIDPVVTACHIAIGLQTIVSRNIDPFQPAVLTIGAIHGGKAPNVIPEEVLMRVTLRTFDQTVRDHAKKRIIEMSKSIAEGFGATAEVVIPHGLPVVVNSTAEMEFAKEVALELVGEEGIAEFPISSGSEDFAHYLAHKPGCFIRVGNGEGSAALHNPKFNFSDDLLPVGAALWARLVERYLQA; this comes from the coding sequence ATGGATCAGAGCAACGATTTCGCTTCCCTTTCCGATTTTGAAGACAAAAAGGCAGAAATGGCTGCCAACCGCCAGCACATTCACCAAAATCCCGAGCTATCGCACGAGGAATCTCAAACCTCGGCATTTGTCGCAGGCAAGCTTAAAGACTGGGGCTATGAGGTGGCAGAAAATGTTGGTGGCCACGGCGTTGTAGCCCGGATGAAAGTTGGTGAAGGCTCCAAGAGCATTGCCATCCGCGCCGATATGGATGCCCTGCCGATCACAGAAGAAACCGGCCTTGCCTACGCAAGCCAGAACGAAGGCGTGATGCATGCTTGCGGTCATGACGGCCATACGGCAGTTCTGCTGGGCACCGCTGAATATCTTGCTCGCACCAAGAAGTTCAACGGCACCGTAAACCTGATTTTCCAGCCTGCCGAAGAAAGCCCGGTCAAGAGTGGCGCTGAGCGCATGATCGAAGACGGCCTTCTTGAGCGTTTCCCGTTTGACTGCATCTATGGCCTTCATAACCATCCGGGAGCACCGGTTGGTCAGATCATGCTGCGCGACGGACCGGCCATGGCTGGCGCCGACATGATTGATATCACCGTGCGCGGCAAGGGTGGCCATGGAGCTCGCCCTCAGGAGACCATCGATCCGGTGGTCACAGCCTGCCACATCGCCATTGGCCTGCAGACCATCGTTTCTCGCAACATTGATCCGTTCCAGCCTGCCGTGCTGACCATTGGAGCCATCCACGGCGGCAAGGCTCCAAACGTGATCCCGGAAGAAGTGCTGATGCGAGTTACCCTGCGCACATTCGACCAGACCGTACGCGACCATGCCAAAAAGCGGATTATTGAAATGTCCAAATCCATCGCTGAAGGATTTGGTGCGACAGCTGAGGTCGTCATTCCGCACGGGCTGCCAGTTGTTGTCAATTCTACCGCCGAAATGGAATTTGCCAAAGAAGTGGCGCTGGAACTTGTCGGCGAAGAAGGCATTGCCGAATTTCCGATCAGTTCGGGCAGCGAGGACTTTGCCCATTATCTGGCCCATAAGCCGGGCTGCTTCATTCGTGTGGGCAACGGCGAAGGCTCAGCCGCATTGCATAATCCGAAATTCAATTTTTCAGATGACTTGCTGCCGGTTGGAGCTGCGCTCTGGGCTCGTTTGGTGGAACGCTATCTACAGGCGTAA
- a CDS encoding OmpA family protein, whose protein sequence is MSLLKSWLIPGALAVVSVAGLTLYGETKNIEADLTGRALQVLASKDMDWASISFSGRDATLKGIAPEEGVADWASELLLAEWGVRIVKDKTELLAAQSPYTWGLTRQGHEVTMIGYLPYDLLKKAPAKISSALSGAKLEMSSVVAARGAPKNMDKAVALATSMLAELPNAKAMLIDGKLTISGALPATPEGLATYNKLENMIASQDLGDVAVELQIAEPKVAEIETENGFTDRKSPTAAIDGFAITKSSDGVVLNGSVPSEDIKIDILQQAQRKFGHSAVSDELVVRKGDKIAGLGADDYSKISAAVLQAVSRLDAGEAKLGSDGLSLTGSAFYEGALDALQKALQASLPQSVAFTPKLSVSAPGEAVDADRCQALMRSALEQNTIFFDSGNASISSDSFGLLDSLIYTAKRCPESKIQIAGHTDSDGDGAANQELSENRAGAVLSYLSSAGLAADRLQAKGFGETEPVASNDTPEGKAKNRRIEFVILQQ, encoded by the coding sequence ATGTCATTGCTGAAAAGCTGGTTGATCCCCGGAGCCCTGGCGGTCGTATCGGTTGCCGGGCTTACGCTTTATGGTGAAACGAAAAATATCGAGGCTGATTTGACGGGGCGAGCCCTGCAGGTGCTCGCTTCCAAGGATATGGATTGGGCTTCGATTTCATTCAGTGGACGCGATGCAACCCTCAAGGGCATAGCGCCAGAAGAGGGTGTTGCTGACTGGGCCAGCGAATTGCTGTTGGCAGAGTGGGGCGTGCGTATCGTCAAGGACAAGACCGAGCTTCTCGCGGCTCAGAGCCCGTATACATGGGGGCTGACGCGACAGGGCCATGAAGTGACGATGATTGGCTATTTGCCATATGATTTGCTCAAGAAGGCGCCAGCCAAGATCTCTTCTGCTCTGAGTGGAGCAAAGCTGGAGATGAGCAGTGTTGTCGCTGCGCGTGGTGCGCCCAAGAATATGGATAAGGCTGTAGCCCTTGCTACAAGCATGCTGGCCGAGCTTCCCAATGCCAAAGCCATGCTGATTGATGGCAAATTGACCATCTCCGGCGCTTTGCCTGCTACGCCGGAAGGTTTGGCAACCTACAACAAGCTTGAAAACATGATTGCATCTCAGGATCTGGGCGATGTCGCCGTCGAGTTGCAGATCGCAGAGCCAAAAGTCGCTGAGATAGAGACCGAGAACGGTTTCACAGATAGAAAAAGCCCCACTGCAGCAATTGATGGTTTTGCAATTACCAAATCGAGTGATGGCGTGGTGCTCAATGGTTCAGTTCCAAGTGAAGACATCAAGATTGATATCTTGCAGCAAGCACAGCGCAAGTTTGGCCATTCTGCCGTGTCCGATGAACTGGTGGTCCGCAAGGGCGACAAGATCGCTGGCCTAGGCGCCGATGATTACAGCAAGATATCGGCGGCAGTGCTTCAGGCTGTCAGCCGTCTTGATGCTGGCGAGGCCAAGCTTGGCAGTGACGGGCTGAGCCTCACGGGTAGCGCCTTTTACGAAGGAGCTCTGGACGCTTTGCAAAAGGCCTTGCAGGCGTCCTTGCCGCAGTCGGTTGCGTTTACGCCGAAGCTTTCGGTCAGCGCACCGGGCGAGGCCGTAGATGCAGATCGATGCCAGGCCCTCATGCGCAGTGCTCTGGAGCAAAACACTATTTTCTTTGATAGCGGCAACGCCAGCATTTCGTCAGATTCATTCGGTCTGCTCGACAGCCTGATCTACACGGCCAAACGCTGCCCGGAGAGCAAAATCCAGATCGCCGGTCACACCGATAGCGATGGCGACGGTGCTGCCAATCAGGAGCTTTCCGAGAACAGAGCAGGAGCAGTTCTGTCCTATCTGTCAAGCGCAGGGCTTGCGGCAGATCGGTTGCAGGCCAAGGGCTTTGGTGAAACCGAGCCCGTTGCCAGCAACGATACGCCAGAAGGCAAGGCCAAAAATCGCCGCATCGAATTTGTCATTCTGCAGCAATAG
- a CDS encoding EAL domain-containing protein — translation MVRTEAARKALARTKLMGVVLPIIFTVWALVLFDFANHLGRLNIAYFMAISGCCIVVFLMHLRIAAYQVAMIVYVPLVLRLFITGEAEFVTMGISLSIAAVLLLMVVYIQSFHFRDAINSKAELQKASEYNRKLANLDSLTGLPNRRQFFANLNSEIDMASKNNRRLAIGIIDLDGFKAVNDLYGHKSGDQLLVQVAERLTKVLGLGVLVSRLGGDEFALLIKNRNSDAELMLKGEQICVVLKQPFSIDDGTVTISASIGYAVFPDVAKTAHDLYECADYALYQNKRGNRGYPGLFAKEQANEIESRCRIEQAMQTADLEKELAVYFQPIVDAHSHRVVAFEALARWHSDKVGPVPPSVFIPIAERSGRINQITQLLLKKALKAAATWPDDICLSFNLSAHDVSSSERALKLAAILMKSGVNPKRIDFEITETAAMGNMGQTQTAILALKSLGCGISLDDFGTGFSSLSQLHAFPLTTIKVDRSFVADLDKKPASYKIVKSLLSLSRDMGVECIVEGVETAEEMEVVKQLGARLVQGYFWSPPVSETELGEILTTHKAPNQWQEKELKTGGQKQ, via the coding sequence ATGGTGCGCACAGAAGCTGCAAGAAAAGCCCTCGCTCGAACCAAATTGATGGGGGTGGTTCTGCCGATCATATTCACGGTCTGGGCGTTGGTGCTGTTTGACTTCGCAAATCATCTGGGACGTTTGAATATTGCCTATTTCATGGCGATCTCCGGATGCTGCATTGTGGTCTTTCTGATGCACTTGCGCATCGCAGCCTACCAGGTGGCAATGATCGTATATGTTCCGCTTGTGTTGCGTCTGTTCATAACCGGCGAGGCCGAATTTGTAACCATGGGCATCAGCCTGTCGATTGCTGCAGTTCTGTTGCTGATGGTTGTTTATATTCAATCCTTTCACTTCCGCGATGCGATCAACTCCAAGGCGGAGCTGCAGAAGGCAAGCGAGTACAATCGCAAGCTTGCCAATCTGGATAGTTTGACAGGCCTGCCCAACAGGCGGCAGTTCTTTGCCAATCTGAATAGTGAAATCGATATGGCCAGCAAAAACAATCGGCGTCTTGCAATCGGTATCATTGATCTGGATGGTTTCAAGGCGGTCAATGATCTGTATGGCCACAAATCCGGTGATCAATTGTTGGTGCAGGTGGCCGAGCGTTTGACAAAAGTCTTGGGGTTGGGGGTGCTGGTTTCCCGACTGGGGGGTGATGAGTTTGCCCTATTGATAAAGAACCGCAATTCAGACGCAGAGCTGATGCTGAAGGGCGAACAGATCTGCGTTGTTCTCAAGCAACCCTTTTCGATTGATGATGGCACGGTGACCATTTCTGCATCGATTGGATATGCCGTCTTCCCGGATGTCGCCAAAACTGCGCATGACCTCTATGAATGCGCCGATTACGCGCTTTATCAGAACAAAAGGGGCAATCGCGGTTATCCGGGCCTGTTTGCAAAGGAGCAGGCCAACGAGATCGAAAGCCGCTGTCGGATTGAGCAGGCCATGCAGACGGCTGATCTGGAAAAGGAGTTGGCGGTCTATTTTCAACCAATCGTCGATGCCCACTCCCATCGAGTTGTCGCCTTTGAAGCTTTGGCCCGATGGCATAGCGACAAGGTTGGGCCTGTGCCTCCATCTGTTTTTATTCCCATCGCTGAGCGGAGCGGCAGGATCAATCAAATCACACAGCTATTGCTCAAGAAAGCCTTGAAGGCGGCGGCCACTTGGCCGGATGACATTTGTTTGTCATTCAACCTTTCTGCCCATGATGTGAGCTCTTCGGAACGTGCGCTAAAGCTGGCCGCCATTTTAATGAAAAGTGGCGTGAATCCGAAACGCATTGATTTCGAGATCACGGAAACAGCCGCGATGGGCAACATGGGGCAAACGCAAACCGCGATTTTGGCACTCAAGTCTCTGGGCTGTGGCATCTCGCTGGATGACTTTGGCACCGGCTTTTCCAGCCTTAGCCAGCTGCACGCTTTTCCTCTGACCACAATCAAGGTTGATCGCAGTTTTGTTGCCGATTTGGACAAAAAGCCGGCCAGCTATAAAATTGTCAAATCGCTACTATCGCTCAGCCGGGATATGGGGGTTGAGTGTATTGTTGAAGGTGTTGAAACTGCCGAAGAGATGGAAGTGGTCAAGCAGTTGGGGGCACGTCTTGTGCAAGGATACTTCTGGTCTCCTCCGGTTTCTGAAACCGAGCTTGGTGAGATTTTGACCACTCACAAAGCCCCCAATCAGTGGCAGGAAAAAGAGCTTAAAACAGGAGGGCAGAAGCAATAG
- a CDS encoding 5'-methylthioadenosine/S-adenosylhomocysteine nucleosidase (Enables the cleavage of the glycosidic bond in both 5'-methylthioadenosine and S-adenosylhomocysteine): MDYELKTVAGKRVLYVMAVDAEYKEHLRARIVPLMIGVGPVEAAINVSSFLARLVATDQKPDLVVSLGSAGSANLEQTEVYQATSISYRDMDTSPLGFEKGKTPFVDLPVDVPMPFRIPDVKEARLSTGGNIVSGAAYDGIDADMVDMESFAVLRACMLHDVPMIGLRGISDGKAELTHVSDWTEYLHVVDENLATAVGKLERAINYGLIRL; the protein is encoded by the coding sequence ATGGATTATGAACTCAAGACCGTAGCGGGCAAACGCGTTCTTTACGTTATGGCGGTGGATGCAGAATATAAGGAGCATCTGCGGGCTAGGATCGTGCCTCTGATGATCGGCGTTGGCCCCGTGGAAGCGGCAATCAACGTGTCGTCATTTCTTGCCAGACTGGTAGCCACGGATCAAAAGCCGGATCTGGTGGTATCTCTTGGCTCTGCCGGATCGGCGAATCTGGAACAGACCGAGGTCTATCAGGCAACCTCCATCAGCTATCGCGACATGGATACCTCTCCGCTCGGTTTTGAAAAGGGTAAAACGCCTTTTGTTGATCTGCCGGTGGATGTGCCAATGCCATTCCGCATTCCCGATGTGAAAGAAGCACGCCTTTCGACCGGTGGCAACATTGTTTCCGGCGCGGCCTATGACGGTATCGATGCGGACATGGTGGATATGGAAAGCTTTGCCGTGTTGCGCGCTTGCATGCTGCACGATGTGCCAATGATCGGCTTGCGCGGGATTTCCGATGGCAAGGCAGAACTGACCCATGTTAGCGACTGGACCGAATATCTCCATGTTGTCGATGAAAATCTCGCAACGGCAGTTGGCAAGCTGGAGAGGGCAATCAATTATGGTCTGATCCGCCTCTAG
- a CDS encoding 5'-nucleotidase C-terminal domain-containing protein has protein sequence MSKKNASAPSSAPLSLSRRSLLLGGAAIATSAAFTPMLTFRANATPMAGELQLVPTTPNPNGIIDKLFLLKGDPLAGPIKTIVAEDGSEVPAPVLKEGERRVLRVLHFNDMHNHITDLHGKKGDTHRLAQMVKQVRQARANAAENEAVLFVSAGDDHTGSIFDELMGWQPDDFVADASYRAYSAAGVELAALGNHEFDRGAELLKKGKDTDATFPLLSANVHSSGYMKRDEDYTAAAVADIKGLRVGVIGLTTNIDTRVGQPNDPTLAVDRPVTALANILPAVSEISDVVVILSHCGYGIGQHKSGKAATARDIGDGDFAIAKIASELSEKPIVIVGGHTHTKLNATGIDENNLKDGVLITQAQAHGLYLGDIAISIAAHQGRKDWYNSVSLHPVKASDKRVAADDPKYPTLQQEGDWDEAFEESVVGPLLKQLDSKLAETIGTVQTEMLGREATIASRYIGENALGNFMNDAVVARSETFPGGKVDFALFNATGLSAGVEKGPLTFKAWYDVMPYADAIEVATMTGAQIRDMLNNNAVRILRPEEAKDVDLNGFVSRGFLHFSSGIRYEIELGADAKSAKAVNITLNGTPVEAVLDKDFTIGINTYIAGGAYGETWNGKPISGGVAGDIPSFDLRKLNYNHTGLVYRNEVIAFIRDQKVITEANGAKLDGRLVVKA, from the coding sequence ATGTCCAAAAAAAACGCCAGTGCTCCTTCGTCTGCTCCCTTGAGCCTGTCACGCCGCAGCCTGTTGCTCGGCGGTGCTGCCATTGCCACGAGTGCTGCTTTCACACCCATGTTGACTTTCCGCGCCAACGCCACCCCGATGGCGGGTGAGTTGCAGCTAGTTCCTACCACGCCAAACCCGAACGGCATTATCGACAAGCTGTTTTTGCTCAAAGGCGATCCGCTTGCAGGCCCGATCAAGACCATCGTGGCTGAAGACGGGAGCGAGGTTCCTGCACCAGTGCTGAAAGAAGGCGAGCGCCGTGTGCTGCGGGTTTTGCATTTCAACGACATGCACAACCATATTACCGACCTGCACGGCAAAAAGGGAGACACACACCGTTTGGCCCAGATGGTCAAACAGGTCAGGCAAGCCCGCGCCAACGCTGCTGAGAATGAAGCCGTGCTGTTCGTTTCCGCTGGCGATGACCACACCGGTTCCATCTTTGACGAACTGATGGGCTGGCAGCCTGATGACTTTGTTGCCGATGCCAGCTACCGAGCCTACAGCGCCGCCGGTGTCGAGCTTGCAGCTCTGGGCAACCATGAATTTGACCGTGGGGCTGAATTGCTCAAGAAGGGCAAGGACACGGACGCCACCTTCCCGCTGCTTTCAGCCAATGTGCATTCTTCGGGCTACATGAAACGCGATGAAGACTATACTGCCGCCGCGGTTGCTGACATCAAGGGCCTGCGCGTGGGCGTCATTGGCCTCACTACCAACATCGACACCCGCGTTGGCCAGCCAAACGACCCGACCCTTGCAGTTGATCGTCCTGTGACGGCTCTTGCCAATATCCTGCCGGCGGTTTCGGAGATTTCCGACGTTGTAGTTATCCTGTCCCACTGTGGCTATGGCATTGGTCAGCACAAGTCCGGCAAGGCCGCCACGGCGCGTGACATCGGCGACGGTGATTTCGCCATTGCCAAGATCGCCAGCGAACTGAGCGAGAAACCTATCGTTATTGTCGGGGGCCACACCCACACCAAGCTCAACGCAACCGGCATTGACGAGAATAACCTCAAAGACGGCGTTCTCATCACGCAGGCTCAGGCTCATGGCCTCTATCTGGGCGATATCGCCATTTCGATCGCAGCGCATCAGGGCCGAAAGGACTGGTACAACTCGGTCTCGCTTCATCCGGTCAAGGCCAGCGACAAACGCGTGGCGGCGGACGATCCGAAATATCCTACGCTTCAGCAGGAAGGCGACTGGGATGAGGCATTTGAAGAGAGCGTTGTCGGGCCGTTGCTCAAACAGCTCGACAGCAAGCTCGCCGAGACCATCGGCACCGTGCAAACCGAAATGCTGGGCCGGGAGGCAACCATCGCCAGCCGCTATATCGGCGAGAACGCGCTTGGCAACTTCATGAATGATGCGGTCGTTGCCCGCTCGGAAACCTTCCCCGGTGGCAAGGTCGACTTTGCCCTCTTTAACGCAACCGGCCTTTCGGCGGGTGTGGAAAAGGGCCCGCTGACCTTCAAGGCATGGTATGACGTGATGCCCTATGCCGATGCCATCGAGGTGGCAACCATGACCGGCGCGCAGATCAGGGACATGCTCAACAATAATGCCGTTCGCATTCTGAGGCCGGAAGAAGCCAAAGACGTCGATCTTAACGGCTTTGTCTCGCGCGGCTTTTTGCATTTCTCTTCAGGCATTCGTTATGAAATCGAGCTGGGGGCCGATGCCAAATCAGCCAAGGCCGTTAACATCACGTTGAACGGCACACCGGTTGAAGCGGTTCTGGACAAAGACTTCACCATCGGCATCAACACTTACATTGCTGGCGGCGCTTATGGGGAAACATGGAACGGCAAACCGATATCTGGTGGCGTTGCCGGTGATATTCCGAGCTTTGATCTGCGCAAACTGAACTACAACCACACCGGTCTGGTCTATCGCAACGAGGTCATCGCCTTCATCCGCGACCAGAAGGTTATCACAGAGGCCAATGGCGCCAAGCTTGATGGTCGTCTGGTGGTGAAAGCCTGA
- a CDS encoding HAD-IA family hydrolase: MTQLDLDRIQCLIFDLDGTLVDSEILSLQGYCDSVPDLDWDTAYLAEHLRGWQFAKIVKAIEERVGHSVGDDFETRYRARVADLFNAELHAFPDVLDVVPAIDLPKCIASSGPIKKMRHSLGLTGLLPYFEDRLFSAYDINSFKPDPGLFLYAAEKMGIAPEACLVVEDSAVGIEAARRAGMQYLLHAPEGHEPYKGYDGQVLKRYRDFPIK; this comes from the coding sequence ATGACACAGCTGGACCTTGACCGGATCCAATGTCTGATCTTCGATCTCGATGGAACGTTGGTCGACAGTGAAATTCTCAGCTTGCAAGGCTATTGCGACTCAGTGCCGGACCTTGATTGGGATACCGCATATCTGGCGGAGCATTTGCGCGGTTGGCAATTTGCCAAGATCGTCAAGGCGATTGAAGAACGGGTGGGTCATTCGGTTGGTGATGATTTCGAAACACGCTACCGCGCACGGGTCGCCGACCTGTTCAATGCTGAACTGCATGCATTCCCGGATGTGTTGGACGTCGTCCCCGCTATCGACTTGCCCAAATGCATCGCCTCGTCAGGCCCGATCAAGAAGATGCGCCACTCGTTGGGGCTTACCGGGCTTCTGCCCTATTTTGAAGATCGCCTGTTCAGCGCCTATGACATAAACAGCTTCAAGCCTGATCCGGGTCTCTTCCTTTATGCAGCGGAAAAGATGGGCATTGCACCAGAAGCCTGTCTGGTGGTGGAAGACAGTGCGGTGGGAATTGAGGCGGCAAGGCGGGCTGGCATGCAATATCTGCTCCATGCGCCAGAGGGCCATGAACCCTATAAGGGATATGATGGGCAGGTGCTAAAGCGCTATCGCGATTTTCCTATCAAATAA
- a CDS encoding NAD(P)-dependent oxidoreductase, with protein sequence MKCLIVQPVHEEGLSLLRQKGIEPVICPDPSMETVASLVPGCEACITRDAGFSADAFAAADMLKVVVVHGAGHDAVDKEAATRHGVLVCNTPGANAQSVSELALGLALSAARLLPAADKEERAGKFGFRDRNQTLELQGKTALVVGWGHTGSRLGKMLRGALDMRVLVHSPRVRDLGDFERASSLEAGLAEADLISLHTPMRPETRHMINKDSLALAKPGAILVNTARAGLVDEEALLDALQSGHLFAAGLDVYEASAPQGPLGQCDRVIFAPHLGGATEEAMRRIAVGSVQNVLTALSGARPATALNLG encoded by the coding sequence ATGAAATGTCTCATTGTTCAGCCCGTTCATGAAGAAGGGCTCTCCCTGTTGCGGCAAAAGGGCATAGAGCCTGTTATATGCCCGGATCCCTCTATGGAGACGGTCGCCTCATTGGTGCCCGGATGCGAAGCCTGCATCACCCGCGACGCCGGTTTTTCCGCTGATGCCTTTGCTGCGGCAGACATGCTCAAGGTCGTCGTTGTCCACGGAGCCGGTCATGATGCCGTCGACAAGGAAGCGGCCACCCGCCATGGTGTTCTGGTTTGCAACACCCCCGGCGCGAACGCGCAATCGGTATCCGAACTGGCTCTTGGCCTTGCCCTTTCGGCTGCAAGGCTTCTGCCCGCAGCCGACAAGGAAGAACGCGCAGGTAAATTCGGTTTCCGCGACCGGAACCAGACGCTTGAATTGCAGGGAAAAACCGCATTGGTTGTTGGCTGGGGCCATACCGGCTCGCGCCTTGGCAAAATGTTGCGCGGAGCGCTTGACATGCGCGTGCTGGTTCACTCGCCACGGGTCAGGGATCTGGGCGATTTTGAACGCGCCAGCTCGCTGGAAGCCGGTTTGGCCGAAGCCGATCTGATTTCGCTGCACACACCCATGCGCCCAGAGACCCGCCACATGATCAACAAGGACAGCCTTGCCCTTGCCAAGCCGGGAGCCATATTGGTCAACACCGCACGTGCAGGCCTCGTGGATGAGGAGGCCTTGCTTGATGCTCTTCAGTCCGGCCATCTCTTTGCAGCCGGTCTCGATGTTTATGAAGCAAGCGCCCCACAAGGGCCTTTGGGCCAGTGTGACAGGGTCATCTTTGCCCCGCATCTTGGCGGCGCCACCGAAGAAGCCATGCGCCGCATCGCTGTTGGCTCGGTTCAGAATGTGCTGACGGCTCTTTCGGGAGCCCGTCCTGCAACAGCCCTCAATCTGGGCTGA